A section of the Festucalex cinctus isolate MCC-2025b chromosome 7, RoL_Fcin_1.0, whole genome shotgun sequence genome encodes:
- the znf576.1 gene encoding zinc finger protein 576, tandem duplicate 1 isoform X3, whose translation MLSPVQVESGPDPPSTQTALDPPDNDTDSTQAAPSETDDSLQQAAATVEPSDKTEGMDVEQGSKAKPPSESTLKANKDPGTEEQKSKKTNRRFPSKKAMVDPLKMDMTKPLVMPLTSSELSLQCIECHIIFSDTKSKQRHLKLSHPVEYEQCMLRNSLFTCYHCDSHFTNSTELMAHQKTHVDRKPFKCPLCGQAFKRLFELTHHKKVHVGQDGYTCPECGKTCKTITLLKYHSRVHTGEKPYVCKECGSRFSMSHALQKHLQSHLPEGAQEREDAKTKAQRKKELDALAPKYPCSVCKATFKSPKTRLRHLTNKHSVSLNSLGKPIRARSHLNHLTPVITPISVAQPSLLQLEPNGPLQKVDGNIDTEPIRRLIESLGNVQKVNQVVILGQVPAHAPPLEVQQISELSKPVNLNLKLLQSDSMVKSKTAEGDFSNNSCDPMEQTIILEPITPDGQLINPPLSGFGSHVVSGESLALSLAQSKHRLEPEGEVMQQIHPQPDINATNTKPFVFHNEGTDPKQDLEQTFILELTPALTPPVEQQQSQNEQQMEISTPSLVPTTELEKTPYQSIVSEHDTGPPVQSSEPIVEQNLTSLQSTVPLLGPAFEQNLTSFPASTFSSPQAPTQALEESGAKSQEKAQSQVQKVSQVEVHSLSDSGTPQESQEKTTQDEELLLDRKQDKDQVEGPSDVMDASVKKGPSHSSSKQKPQTPELPMNVMSAQELVKVRKRKPARALIIQGYMQELIGSILDEDLQSDGKPAKRKRTKKSHLVNLSPQKKEKNNKKQGVPSQQCQPPQEEPTIDAATKLLEYKVPSKKGRIATKSKKAKNMTSSSEVSMSLLSKDSQGKGKITKKKTKKEENVPIDKHKSKQKPAIKKKIQPKIVQKGHSKSKKVTKITNKAQKKTEDTVSPKTNQTKAQAESPGAEVTQDSLLLLKGHKQPQLKVHKLDPSKTSAQEISPRDKRSQQSADNQASPKTKTAKNPSNVAKKKGKPKKSQKTLSLLSFLNASRQSPETQLAKPKTARKRKASSNVETEGVITSHSKRALECKNCGEIFNEVASLQKHKAMVHILESPELTYTNGNIFEGVSRLDVDHQGRVIQLVNPTTGWDNEREMPFEDRERSVSFPALNPSPSLPADEGAVQPPISPEPLDPTKNSKTSLLGPLFESATPMKQNKSVVSVDKQQERMPCLESEHQAPIEEDIKEDAILEVDLVTVGERNESNSVALPQGNLSQGESVEDANSEASNFEKTPGDQAKVVSSLQSVSCSTQQVGVKDEEEEVLVQKDKQAGKRRRVHQKVDAMSGKCLEPDVTAFEVEQEDCQVINEKPECNSQINDDDETIAKTSLTDPGPDPRRGPSIIPQPPSIPDESSVSRGDPDRESQPSPGIYLEKIVTAEPGLATERRDLKCTAENETQAVIKVEDGTSDPLVGAPLRQKESGRSGAGMQPQQNRDIRTVLVKQESRFMINDTRSTPDSERRQWNVEQGADRNSVSPSSDSEETSSDCRISPDLISKQCIFYPVKVEEREVPLGAVHTNGGSPEASTDVRQTLHPTTASHLYPGAQQGDYDMRGPEMMDVDDFADGQAEAECHNQPDVRSFLLQTSDEERILELSQPHVDAEVEVLACFGKKHGSQQPDVTTQTVSREPTEPLEYFSKYFDWDTWLEIARCTNQTSDCVTAREVAQFVGIHIAMGTLKFPSPRLYWDNLTKVPLIAETMTLSRFLQLSRLLKLASPAKDPHNSIMRERTQIDRSGQQGLSNVSEDPLWKVVPLLSRFQKGCQSLRREGDFAVDQYLIPLTGKVHNDRLALHSTTLIGFGGFLHHVDLKADLSDKEDTIEKMIPKGSTVFLCKQELSTPAMLERLLEAGIHGAGRVGGAQGQIGDEFVSSDGKLMLRRSHCGFILSTAGNGHRDVASLISNFESAQAAARLNRDLLNLYSIPVATSPTGWPLVVLWYLTDMALVNSWLLYKHDHPLSFLDFRLAVSKALIHSSGSDPQNSVLPQSSPTKAHTRTDPPNPGTVEESPLPDAATRYDGSGHWPEQLAEGEGGRCRFGDCQRTSRVLCLKCCVFLCISRNHNCFLNFHNQGSSGNL comes from the exons ATGCTGAGCCCAGTCCAGGTGGAGAGTGGCCCAGACCCACCGAGCACCCAAACCGCACTGGATCCACCGGACAATGACACCGATTCTACTCAGGCAGCACCAAGTGAAACAG ATGATTCACTTCAACAAGCCGCGGCGACTGTTGAACCCTCAGACAAAACAGAAGGGATGGACGTGGAACAGGGTTCAAAAGCAAAGCCGCCATCAGAGTCGACACTCAAAGCAAACAAAGATCCCGGGACTGAAGAACAAAAGTCAAAGAAGACGAACAGACGTTTCCCCTCCAAGAAAGCCATGGTGGATCCTCTGAAGATGGACATGACCAAGCCATTGGTTATGCCGCTCACAT CATCGGAGCTCTCCCTGCAGTGCATCGAGTGCCACATCATCTTCAGTGACACCAAGAGCAAACAGCGCCACCTGAAGCTGAGCCACCCAGTCGAATACGAACAGTGCATGCTGAGGAACTCCCTTTTCACCTGCTATCATTGCGATAGCCACTTCACCAACTCCACCGAGCTCATGGCGCATCAGAAAACCCACGTCGACAGGAAACCCTTCAAGTGTCCTCTGTGCGGCCAGGCCTTTAAAAGGTTATTCGAGCTGACGCATCATAAAAAGGTTCATGTCGGGCAGGATGGTTACACCTGTCCCGAGTGTGGCAAAACATGCAAAACAATAACACTGCTGAAGTACCACAGTCGCgtgcacactggagagaagccatATGTTTGCAAGGAGTGCGGAAGCAGGTTTAGCATGTCCCATGCATTGCAGAAACATTTGCAATCGCACCTGCCGGAAGGTGCCCAAGAAAGGGAAGATGCCAAAACCAAAGCGCAACGGAAGAAAGAGCTTG ATGCCTTAGCACCCAAGTATCCCTGCTCTGTTTGCAAGGCCACGTTCAAGAGTCCCAAGACACGCCTTCGTCATCTTACAAACAAGCACAGCGTATCACTCAATTCACTTGGAAAACCCATCCGAGCGCGGTCACACTTAAATCACTTGACTCCAGTAATAACGCCGATATCAGTTGCCCAACCGTCATTGCTACAGTTGGAGCCCAATGGGCCGCTTCAGAAAGTTGACGGCAATATTGACACAGAGCCCATACGAAGGCTTATCGAATCTTTGGGAAACGTCCAGAAAGTAAACCAAGTTGTGATTTTGGGTCAAGTGCCAGCTCACGCTCCACCATTGGAAGTTCAGCAGATCTCTGAGCTGTCCAAACCAGTCAATTTAAACCTCAAACTACTCCAATCAGATTCTATGGTCAAGTCGAAGACGGCAGAAGGAGACTTTTCAAACAACTCGTGTGATCCGATGGAACAAACCATCATACTGGAACCGATAACACCTGATGGACAGCTCATCAACCCGCCCTTGTCTGGCTTTGGCTCGCACGTAGTGTCAGGTGAAAGCCTGGCACTTAGTCTTGCTCAAAGCAAACACAGGTTGGAGCCAGAGGGAGAGGTGATGCAGCAAATTCATCCTCAACCTGACATTAATGCAACAAACACCAAACCGTTTGTTTTCCATAATGAAGGAACAGACCCCAAGCAAGACCTTGAGCAAACGTTCATACTAGAACTAACCCCTGCCCTGACACCACCTGTGGAGCAGCAGCAATCACAAAATGAGCAACAAATGGAAATCTCAACCCCTTCATTGGTACCAACCACTGAACTGGAGAAAACTCCCTATCAAAGTATTGTAAGTGAGCATGATACTGGCCCACCAGTCCAATCGTCTGAGCCAATAGTTGAGCAGAACTTGACATCTTTACAAAGCACAGTCCCATTGTTGGGGCCTGCATTTGAGCAGAACTTGACATCTTTCCCCGCTTCCACATTTTCCTCACCACAGGCACCCACACAAGCTTTAGAAGAATCTGGAGCTAAGTCGCAGGAGAAGGCTCAATCACAGGTTCAAAAAGTCAGTCAAGTTGAGGTCCACTCATTATCCGATAGTGGTACCCCCCAGGAGTCCCAAGAGAAGACTACACAAGATGAAGAATTACTGCTTGATCGAAAGCAGGACAAGGATCAGGTGGAAGGTCCGTCTGATGTCATGGATGCTTCTGTCAAAAAGGGTCCTTCACATTCATCCAGCAAGCAGAAACCACAGACACCGGAGTTGCCTATGAATGTCATGTCAGCCCAAGAGCTTGTGAAAGTACGCAAAAGAAAGCCAGCCAGGGCCTTAATCATACAAGGTTATATGCAAGAACTGATAGGGTCCATACTTGATGAAGATCTACAAAGTGATGGCAAACCAGCGAAAcgcaaaagaacaaaaaagtcTCATCTTGTAAACTTAAGcccacaaaagaaagaaaagaacaacaaaaaacaaggagTGCCTTCTCAGCAATGCCAGCCTCCCCAAGAAGAACCCACGATCGATGCAGCAACAAAATTGTTGGAGTATAAAGTGCCATCAAAGAAGGGAAGAATTGCCactaaaagtaaaaaagcaAAGAACATGACATCTTCATCTGAAGTCAGTATGTCGTTGTTAAGCAAAGATTCACAAGGAAAAGGGAAAATAACCaagaaaaaaacgaaaaaagaagaaaatgtgccAATAGATAAgcataaaagtaaacaaaagcctgcaattaaaaagaaaatccagCCTAAAATAGTGCAAAAAGGTCATTCCaagagtaaaaaagtgacaaagatTACAAATAAAgcacaaaagaaaacagaagACACAGTGAGCCCAAAAACCAACCAAACCAAAGCCCAAGCAGAGTCACCTGGCGCGGAAGTAACACAAGACTCTCTCCTTTTGCTCAAAGGTCATAAGCAGCCTCAGCTGAAAGTTCACAAACTGGACCCTTCCAAAACATCTGCGCAAGAAATTTCACCTCGGGATAAGCGATCCCAGCAGAGCGCGGACAACCAGGCAAGCCCTAAAACCAAGACTGCCAAGAACCCCAGCAATGTTGCCAAGAAAAAGGGGAAACCCAAAAAGAGCCAAAAGACTCTCTCGTTGCTGTCGTTTCTAAACGCATCCCGTCAATCACCTGAAACTCAGCTTGCCAAGCCCAAGACGGCCCGAAAACGCAAAGCTTCCTCAAACGTGGAGACCGAAGGGGTGATAACCTCGCATTCCAAGCGAGCATTAGAGTGCAAAAACTGCGGGGAGATATTCAATGAAGTTGCTTCCCTTCAGAAGCACAAGGCCATGGTGCATATTTTAGAAAGCCCTGAGCTTACATACACTAATGGCAACATCTTTGAAGGGGTCTCAAGATTAGATGTTGACCATCAAGGAAGAGTTATTCAACTTGTGAATCCGACCACTGGTTGGGATAATGAACGGGAGATGCCATTCGAGGACAGGGAACGAAGTGTCTCATTCCCTGCTTTGAATCCATCTCCATCTTTACCTGCTGACGAAGGCGCCGTTCAGCCTCCGATTTCTCCGGAACCGTTAGACCCGACGAAAAACAGCAAGACTTCTCTTTTGGGTCCTCTCTTTGAAAGCGCCACtccaatgaaacaaaataaatctgtGGTGTCCGTAGACAAACAGCAAGAACGCATGCCCTGTTTAGAATCTGAACATCAGGCCCCCATAGAAGAGGACATCAAGGAGGATGCTATTCTTGAGGTCGATCTCGTTACCGTTGGGGAGCGGAATGAAAGCAACAGTGTGGCTTTGCCTCAAGGCAACCTTTCCCAAGGTGAATCCGTTGAAGATGCTAATTCTGAGGCAAGTAACTTTGAAAAAACTCCTGGCGATCAAGCAAAAGTTGTGAGTAGTTTGCAGTCAGTGTCTTGCTCCACGCAACAAGTCGGGGTTaaggatgaggaagaggaggtgcTCGTTCAGAAGGATAAGCAAGCAGGCAAAAGACGACGAGTGCATCAAAAAGTGGACGCCATGTCCGGGAAATGTTTGGAACCGGATGTGACTGCATTCGAGGTGGAACAGGAGGATTGTCAGGTCATTAATGAAAAACCAGAGTGTAATTCCCAAATTAATGATGACGATGAGACAATTGCAAAGACTTCCCTGACAGATCCTGGACCTGATCCCCGTAGAGGCCCTTCTATTATTCCCCAACCACCCTCTATTCCGGATGAATCCAGTGTATCTCGCGGGGATCCAGACAGGGAGAGTCAGCCATCTCCAGGAATCTATCTGGAGAAGATCGTCACAGCTGAACCCGGGTTGGCGACGGAAAGACGG GATTTGAAGTGCACCGCTGAAAATGAGACGCAAGCTGTGATCAAAGTTGAAGATGGTACATCAGATCCGCTCGTTGGTGCACCCTTGCGTCAAAAAGAGAGCGGCAGATCGGGAGCAGGCATGCAGCCACAGCAGAACAGAGACATTCGGACGGTCCTGGTGAAGCAGGAGAGCAGATTCATGATTAACGACACCCGGTCCACACCGGATAGCGAACGCAGGCAATGGAATGTGGAGCAAGGCGCCGATCGAAACTCTGTCAGCCCAT CCTCAGACTCTGAGGAGACGTCCAGCGACTGCCGCATATCACCTGACTTAATCAGCAAGCAGTGCATCTTTTACCCGGTGAAGGTGGAAGAGAGGGAAGTTCCCCTGGGTGCTGTTCACACTAATGGTGGAAGCCCAGAAGCCTCCACTGATGTCAGACAGACACTACATCCAACCACAGCTTCTCATTTAT ATCCGGGCGCTCAGCAAGGCGACTATGATATGAGAGGGCCAGAGATGATGGATGTTGACGACTTTGCGGATGGACAAG CAGAAGCAGAGTGTCACAATCAACCGGACGTGCGGAGCTTTCTTCTCCAGACTTCTGACGAAGAGAGAATTTTGGAGTTGTCGCAACCGCATGTTGACGCCGAAGTGGAAGTCTTGGCCTGTTTCGGCAAGAAACACGGCTCACAACAACCGGACGTAACAACACAAAC GGTGTCAAGAGAGCCCACCGAGCCCCTTGAGTACTTCTCCAAGTATTTTGATTGGGACACCTGGCTCGAAATAGCCCGCTGCACCAATCAAACCTCCGATTGCGTCACTGCGAGGGAAGTGGCCCAGTTTGTTGGGATCCACATTGCAATGGGAACTTTGAAG TTTCCCAGTCCACGGTTATACTGGGACAACCTGACGAAGGTGCCCCTGATTGCGGAAACCATGACGCTTTCCCGCTTCCTTCAACTGTCGCGGTTGTTGAAGCTTGCTTCCCCTGCCAAGGATCCACATAATAGTATTATGAGAGAAAGGACTCAAATTGACAGGAGCGGCCAACAGGGATTGTCAAATGTATCCGAGGATCCTTTGTGGAAGGTTGTGCCATTATTGAGTCGTTTCCAAAAAGGCTGCCAGTCACTGAGAAGAGAGGGCGATTTTGCTGTGGATCAGTATTTAATTCCGTTAACTGGTAAGGTGCACAATGACAGGCTGGCTCTGCATAGCACCACCTTGATTGGATTTGGGGGGTTTCTCCATCATGTGGACCTGAAAGCGGATCTCTCCGATAAGGAGGATACCATCGAGAAAATGATCCCCAAAGGCAGCACTGTGTTTCTTTGCAAGCAAGAGCTTTCCACTCCGGCCATGCTCGAGCGCCTCCTCGAGGCCGGGATCCACGGCGCGGGCCGGGTGGGCGGAGCGCAGGGCCAGATCGGAGACGAGTTCGTCAGCTCGGACGGCAAGCTGATGCTGCGCCGGTCGCACTGCGGCTTCATCCTCTCCACGGCGGGGAACGGTCACAGGGACGTGGCTTCGCTCATCAGCAACTTTGAGAGCGCTCAGGCGGCGGCTCGCCTCAACAGGGATTTGTTGAATTTGTACTCCATCCCGGTCGCCACCTCACCAACGGGATGGCCTCTCGTTGTGCTCTGGTACCTAACAGATATGGCTTTGGTCAACTCCTGGCTCTTGTACAAACACGATCACCCTTTGTCTTTTTTGGACTTCAGATTGGCAGTATCCAAAGCCTTGATCCATTCCAGCGGCTCAGACCCGCAGAACTCCGTTCTCCCTCAGTCCTCCCCGACGAAAGCACATACTCGAACTGACCCGCCGAACCCCGGCACAGTAGAAGAAAGCCCCCTCCCCGATGCGGCAACACGGTACGACGGTTCGGGCCACTGGCCGGAGCAGCTCGCCGAGGGCGAAGGGGGAAGGTGTCGTTTTGGCGACTGTCAGAGGACATCGCGAGTTCTATGCCTCAAGTGCTGTGTCTTTCTCTGTATATCACGCAACCACaactgttttttgaatttcCACAACCAGGGCAGTTCAGGAAACCTCTAG